A segment of the Malassezia restricta chromosome V, complete sequence genome:
TATGGGTCTAGAGACGCTCTGTCAGCTGCTGGGGGTCCAGTCCATTATAGCAAATGTCGTAGATCGTCTTGAAGAGGGGATACTTGTCGACCTTGCCGTGCGACTCCAAGAACTCGATCACGTCCTTCGTGGTCTCTGTGCCCTGGAGCTTTTGGCCGTTCAAGAGCTCggcctcgagcacatggAAGGGCTTGCGAGTCCTGACAAAGGCCTCGGCGCATTTGCGGTTACGGCCGCCGTAGCAGGTCGTAATCAGATCGGCGACACCGGCGCTCGTCTCGGTGAAGGTCTCCGGCTTCACGCCGTCGAAGAACTCGAGCGCAAAGTTGCGCATCTCCATCAGACCAATGCGCATGATGGCGGCCTTCGCATTGCCGCCCCACTCAAGGCCGTCGACAAAGCCGGCACCGACGGCCACGACGTTCTTGAGCGCACCGCACAAGCTCACGCCCGAGACGTCCTCAATAGCGCCGACACGGAATTTGGGCGTGTCGAACAGCTTCTGGTAGTagtcgacgaggccgcgCTGACTCGCGCGGTAGCCAATGGTGGTCTCAGAAAAGAGGCCCTGCGCGACTTCGTTCGCGATGTTGGCACCGCTCAGAGCCGCACATGGGATGCCGAGCGACTTTTCAATCACGTCGGCATAAATGCTAATCTGGTGGTTGGCCACATCCACGCCCTTGATCATCGAGATGGCGTGTGCGCCCGGCGCAATGGCGTCTTTGAGGGACTTGCACACGTTCAGGATGAATTGGTGCGGCAGCACAAacaccagcagcgtcgcatCACGAGCGGCTTCCTCCGCTTTCGGCACAGCGACCACGTTGTCTGGGAGCCTCGCATGAGGCAGGTACTTGGTGTTGACGTGCTCACGGTTGATAATGTCCGTGAGCTTTTCGCCGTTGATGATCTCCTCGTACACATACATATTCACGGTCGGCTCAAACACGTCCTTATGGCGCATGGTGTTGTAGCCAGCAATCGTGGCAATGGCACTGCCCCAATTACCCGAGCCTATGATCGCGACCCTCTGCTTCTGCAGAACCATGGTACGTCGAAGGATCTGCGCCAGTATGGTGGTGGTCAGGAGTTCACGTGTATGACGCTGCCCGCCAGCGTCTGCCTCCGGTTCGGCGCCGCCAGACTCGCGAAAAAAGCGCTACGGGCTTTGCGACCTACTTGCTGGTGGTTAGTCAGCCTGGGTATATCCAATCAAACGTCGTCGGTTTCTTTGGCCACGTGGACCGAGGAGGCAGATTCGCCTCCCAACGAgcgcgccggccgcgtCAGACAGGTCGggtggcgtcgtcgtggcgccgtAAATGGCGCACCAGGCGCTCCTGTTCCAAGGCCGACTCTTGCCGCGCCGGTAAGGATGTGTGGAGTCGTCGCAAGGTGGCGTACACGTTCGTGAGCGTCGCCTGGGTACGGGCCTTGGCATCCGCGTCCAGGTGCAGCGGCTGGCCGCGGGCGATCGCAGGAtacggcgccgccgcgtggcgtttggacgtgcgcaggcgccgctgccgctggtCCTCCTTGGCATCGGCcagcgcacgtcgtgccgcggcacgtcgcgctaCCGCGTGGGCGTAGGCGGTCGGCACCGACTTGCGGTagtcgacgacgcgctctGTCTGCTCGTCCATGGTATCTGATAGTGTCTGCACACGCTGTgacagcgcctcgtcaaATGGCTCCATCGCCGTCTCCTGCTTCGCATACTCTGCGAGCGTGAGTCCATTCACGAGGACATTGGGTATCAGGCGCGTCCGCGCCGCATAGACCCAGCGGGCCAGCGCTTGGTCTAGCGTGTCTtggagcgccgccgcagcacgtccacgCGTACGCAGTCGCTCCGCACCAACATCGCGTGCGTAGCTGTGCACTGCCTGCACGATAAAATCCAAGTCACTGGGATGCTCGAgatcgacgcgcggcagTTCGCGGGGCATCGTCGCGGTACGCTGCCACGCGGACCGCTGCCGCCCGCGGCGATGGGCCTGTGGCCTGATGACATAAGCGCCTGCAGGGCAGCGGCAGGGCAGGGTGGTGTGAGGCCTCGGGCGACCCACTACGTTGGCCGGGCGTTGTCGAGGTGTATGTCGCACCGACCGCGCAGTGCGCTGCAGTCTGTGGACTTTGACACGGATGACTCTGTGCCAGTGCAGCTAGACGTGAATTACGACGACGGACTCGGCGTGCTTGGACGGCGAGGTGTGTGGAGCTCGAAAGGGCCCAGCGTCGATGACACGTCGCGTCTGAGTGTGCTTGCGACGCTCTACCTGCACGTGCGATGGGCATGGAGTGGCTTAGCCGATGCGGCGCGGTGCAAGCGTGCGTTGCATCTGGTCCAGGCCTCGCGGGAACTGCGTGTAGGCCTGCTCAAGGGACTGGCCCTGAGTGGCGCGGTCAGCGTCGTCATCTACACCTttgtgtcgctgctgccgcgcccgTCTCTGCCGGAGGAGGATCACTTCTGGCCCGACATGTCGGgtgagcgccgcgcgtctgCTGCGCCCTCCTGGTTCAGCTCACCGCACCATGTATTTTGGCTCTATCCCGTGATGGCTGCCAGCTACTTTATTGCGTCGACATGGAGTGTCGgtgtggcggaggcggccTTCACAGCTCATCATATCCAGCCTTTGCGCCCGCCAGCCGAGCATGTATGGTGGTGCGAGTATGCTGTGCGAGCGATGCTGATCGTCAACTATTCCATTCCATGCCTCCTGCTCCAGAACCTGCCATGGGTCGGCCACGTCCTGTCGTTCCTCGTCATGAGCTTTGTCGATGGCTTCTTTTGCTTCGAGCAGGTATGGTCTGTTCGTGGGTGGCCGCTGGAGAAGCGATTGCGCTTCGCCGAGTCGCACTGGTCCTTCCTCATGGGCTTTGGCGTGCCTTCGACGCTCGTATCTTTCTTCCACCCAAGTGGCCTATTGAATCTCATGCTCTTTATGCTCGTCTTTCCCATATGCACGCTCTTGGCGTTCCTCGCTGTGCCGCAACCGCACAGTgccgcgctgggcgcccAGACGGCTATGCTGCCCTCCACGGTCCATGGCGCCGGGAACGCACAAAACACCCCCTTGGCCTGGTGTTTGCCTGCGCGCATTCCGCTCTTTTGGCCCACGGTGCGATTTCGTCGGTGGGTGTCGACGCGTATGGCGACAGAGATGCCGCCGCTGATACCACGGAAGCCGATGTCAGCTCCCAGCACAGATCCACGCCGGTCTGTCTCGAccatggcgccgagcatgtcgcccgCGACACCGCGGCGTTCTGCCGCCTCCTTTGTCGGTGGCGCATGGTCCATGCATCCCCGCGGACGTATGGTCTCGGCTCCCCTCGCAGGCTCGCCTGATCACGTCGCCGAGCCGCCgagctcgtggcgtgcgtcggcCGTGAGTATTCCCATGTCGTCCGAGACGCTCGGTCCACGCAAAATGCCCAAGCAGGCCTCCTGAAGCCTGGTCGATACCTGCCTCGTAGCGCTCCACATACATCACGTGGCACGACGCCTCGCGTCCGtcgacgcacggcgcatcTTGCCACCGCCCTTttgaccatgtcgtcgcAGGAAGGCACGGCGCATATTCAGTACGTATGATGGCGCGCTGACGCAGACCGCACCCTGCTCGAGGTATGTGGCCACGCACTCACGCCAGACAACCACCCAGCCCCCACGGGCCTCGATCGCGCTAGTGGCGCTGTCCAGGCGCCACCCGGTCTCcagacgctcgacgcgACGACTGCGTCGCAGCTGGAGCAGCCGCTTTCTGACGAAGAACTGAAGAAGCGGTCGGAGGCTCTGAATGCTACGAACCTATAAACGATACAGTCGGCGCCAGCCCAGGTATCCGCCCAGTGATACGAGACTCACCAGACccatcgcacgcagcacaaGCGCCACAATCaacgcgcggcgcacgcacgagtAAAAGGCCGCGATCGCGAGGCCGGACCAGTGCGCTTGCCGTTCGAGTTCGGTGCCGATGCTCTGCCTCCACTTGCGTAGAATCGCTCGGTAGCGCCAGCCAAACACCCAGAGCCAGAGGTTGATATCGGGGTACCCGAATCGGGGGAACacttcgacgacgctcgGTGCCTTGGCCGGAGCGCTGTAGGCGTCACCAAAGAGTCGCGAGGATGGCAGGATGGAGAAGAGGGACTTGAGGGCATGGATCGTCGGTGGCTCAGGCGGGGGCTTCTCCCTTTGATACGTCGACATGTGCGAGAGCAAATCGAGCGTCATGCCCAGCGTCAGACCCCACAATTGCAGCCGGGGTGTCACTTGACCGAGGTACGCTTGCTGCTCGGCATTGAGCAGGAACGTgtcctcctcctcctcggCCTCCTTGGCTGGCGGCGGCTTGGCGAGATGCGCAAAGTGGTCCCTGGCCATGGCCATCGTGATGGCCGTGGGCGTATTCGGCAGTTGGATCGAGCGGAACGTAATTTGCCCGATCAGCATGCTcagcatcgagcgcatgtacGAGTTTTGCggcatgtgccgcgccacatCCATGTGCAGCGTACCCCACCGGGGCGTCGGCGTGAACAGCTGCGAGAGCGGCACCCAATGCAGTGAGCTCACTTCGCTCGGCTGCAGACTCGGTGTGGGGGAAAATGGTGAGAGATGTAGAAAGATGTAGGGGCTTAGGATCATAAGTAGACGCTTGCCCAGGCTGCTCGTAATTTCGCGGTCTTCGAGGTGGCCGACGTGGAGAAACTCTTTCTCGGCAAGGTCGATGCCGACTTCCTCCCACGTCTCGCGCATAGACGTGTACAGGCCGTTttcgtcttcttcatcgCGGCGTCCACCTGGGAACGCGACATGTGACGACCAGTTGTCAttggcgcgcacggcgcgcttGATGAGCAGCAGTTCCGGCGTACCGCGCTGGACCCACGGCAGTGCGAAAAACTGGCGCAGGCGTGCCTCGACACCCATAGTGCCGTTCGCATCCTgctgcatcgtcgacgGGAACAGGTacgcgtcgtcctcgtccttgaCCTGCCCGTGACGCCACTTGCTCCGCAGCcacgcctcgtcctcttcaGCCGGACGCACATGCAAAATCAGAGCCACActcgcacgacgcggctgcGTAGGTGGACTCTCCAGCACGCGTGGCGAGATCTTGGCGATGCGGGTGAGCCCATGCTGCAGG
Coding sequences within it:
- a CDS encoding glycerol-3-phosphate dehydrogenase (NAD+), with translation MVLQKQRVAIIGSGNWGSAIATIAGYNTMRHKDVFEPTVNMYVYEEIINGEKLTDIINREHVNTKYLPHARLPDNVVAVPKAEEAARDATLLVFVLPHQFILNVCKSLKDAIAPGAHAISMIKGVDVANHQISIYADVIEKSLGIPCAALSGANIANEVAQGLFSETTIGYRASQRGLVDYYQKLFDTPKFRVGAIEDVSGVSLCGALKNVVAVGAGFVDGLEWGGNAKAAIMRIGLMEMRNFALEFFDGVKPETFTETSAGVADLITTCYGGRNRKCAEAFVRTRKPFHVLEAELLNGQKLQGTETTKDVIEFLESHGKVDKYPLFKTIYDICYNGLDPQQLTERL
- a CDS encoding etoposide-induced 2.4 mRNA, whose product is MSHRPRSALQSVDFDTDDSVPVQLDVNYDDGLGVLGRRGVWSSKGPSVDDTSRLSVLATLYLHVRWAWSGLADAARCKRALHLVQASRELRVGLLKGLALSGAVSVVIYTFVSLLPRPSLPEEDHFWPDMSGERRASAAPSWFSSPHHVFWLYPVMAASYFIASTWSVGVAEAAFTAHHIQPLRPPAEHVWWCEYAVRAMLIVNYSIPCLLLQNLPWVGHVLSFLVMSFVDGFFCFEQVWSVRGWPLEKRLRFAESHWSFLMGFGVPSTLVSFFHPSGLLNLMLFMLVFPICTLLAFLAVPQPHSAALGAQTAMLPSTVHGAGNAQNTPLAWCLPARIPLFWPTVRFRRWVSTRMATEMPPLIPRKPMSAPSTDPRRSVSTMAPSMSPATPRRSAASFVGGAWSMHPRGRMVSAPLAGSPDHVAEPPSSWRASAVSIPMSSETLGPRKMPKQAS
- a CDS encoding nudix family hydrolase, encoding MSASLLAHLQHGLTRIAKISPRVLESPPTQPRRASVALILHVRPAEEDEAWLRSKWRHGQVKDEDDAYLFPSTMQQDANGTMGVEARLRQFFALPWVQRGTPELLLIKRAVRANDNWSSHVAFPGGRRDEEDENGLYTSMRETWEEVGIDLAEKEFLHVGHLEDREITSSLGKRLLMILSPYIFLHLSPFSPTPSLQPSEVSSLHWVPLSQLFTPTPRWGTLHMDVARHMPQNSYMRSMLSMLIGQITFRSIQLPNTPTAITMAMARDHFAHLAKPPPAKEAEEEEDTFLLNAEQQAYLGQVTPRLQLWGLTLGMTLDLLSHMSTYQREKPPPEPPTIHALKSLFSILPSSRLFGDAYSAPAKAPSVVEVFPRFGYPDINLWLWVFGWRYRAILRKWRQSIGTELERQAHWSGLAIAAFYSCVRRALIVALVLRAMGLVSLVSLGGYLGWRRLYRL